ATATACAATTAACGGCGGCAAAACGTCAATACCCGGATTGGCGCCCCTAACCCCTTCAACCAGGAGCATATTGGGCTTTTTATCAATCCGGGGATATACCAGTTGCAGGCGCTTAGGTTCAATCCCTGCTTCCCGCATTGTATACATAATATCGGACAGCCGCTCCGGCAAATGAACCATAGCAAACCGCCCCCTGAACTTCATCAGAAATCTGGCGGCGTTCACCACGTCACTTAAGTTGGCAGTTACCTCATGCCGGGCCATAGCAACCCGGTCATTGGGACTGATAAAACCACCACCGACAAGACGGTAAGGCGGATTAGACACCACCAGTTCCCACTCGCCGCCAGGCAACAGCTCCCGCATCCGGCGTAAATCCCCCTGCATGATTTTGATTTGCTCACCCAATCCATTTACAGCCACGCTGCGGGCAGCCATATCGGACATCGCCGGACTGATCTCGATCCCGACCACTTTTCCCGCTCCCCGGGCATTGAGCAGCAGGCTGATGACCCCGGTGCCCGCCCCCAGGTCGACGGCAGTTCCTCCCGGCCGCAATGTGGCAAAGTGAGCTAAAAGTATGGCGTCCAGGGAAAAGCAGAACTCGGCCTCATGCTGGATAATCCGATAGCCCTTAATGATTAAGTTATCCAGACGCTCGCCGGGTTTTAGACATGTTTGAGGCAGATGCGTATCCATAGCTATTCACCTTAAGTTTGGAACTGCTTATAAACCGCCATGCTGCGGCGCCGCACCATCTGCGTTGCTGTTATCTGCGACAAGGTAACTTGCGTTGATAATACAAACGAAATCAGAATCGTACTCCTGTGGTCCTCACTCCAGCGTACACCCAGTACGCTTACGTTCCGGTCCTCGTCGTGCCTAGCATCTGACGATTTCTAAGCAGTTCGTGACATTTGATAATTTTGCATAAATATATATCTATTCTTTTTCAACTACTTCTTCCCAGGGAATGATCAACGTTTTTCCATCAGAAAGAATGATTGTAGCCGTTTTTTTCTGCTGATTGACCAAAACAACCCGGCCTTCTCCCTCTACCGTTATCACGTCCTTGCCGACGGTGGGAGCGACAATCTTTTTGCTGCAGCCGCCGTAACAGTCGCTTTCATATTTCAGACAACACATCAGCCGTCCGCAAATACCTGATATTTTCGTCGGGTTTAGGGACAAGTTTTGGTCTTTGGCCATACGTATGGAAACAGGTTCAAAGTCTCCGAGAAAGGTGGCGCAACACAATGAGCGCCCGCAGCAGCCGATTCCGTTCATAAACTTGGCCTCATCTCTCACCCCGATTTGTCTGAGTTCGATACGGGTACGAAAAACGCTGGCCAGGTCCTTAACCAGTTCGCGGAAGTCAATCCGGCCTTCGGCCGTAAAATAAAATATGATTTTGTTCACATCAAAAGTGTATTCCACATCAACCAGATTCATGGGCAACCCATGAGCCTGAATTTTTTGCTCGCAGATCCGCATGGCTTCCTTTTCTTTACGCCGGTTTTCATTTACCTTGGCAACATCTTCCGCCGTTGCCTTGCGCTGCACAGGTTTTAAAGGGGATATAATCTGATCTTCGGTTACTTCCCGCGGGCCAATGACGACATCGCCAAACTCTATTCCCCGCGCCGTCTCAACAATAACGGAATCCCCAGGTTCAAGCCTAATCTCACCCGGATCAAAATAGTATATTTTTCCGGCTTTTTTAAACCGAATGCCAACAACGATCAACATGCTTGCTCTCCTTTTTCCAAACGCTTCAGTTTTATAAATAATGCTTCCATCGCCAAACGGCTATTCGCATTGCCGGTTATCGCCCGAATTGTTTCCCGGACAACGCCAATTGCCGCCAGCAGCCCGTCCTCGTCCCATTCACCGTTCAGCGCGGCAAGTCTGTCTGTCAGATCGACATTATATATTAGTTGCCGCCCATTGCCAAGCGAAAGCAGCAATACGTCCCGCAAGATGTATATTACATAGTTCAGCAGGTCAAGCATGTCCCGCTGTCCCATTCCTTCCCAGCCGGCAATCCATTCCCATAACTCAAGTTTACTGCTTTTTGACAGCGAAGAAACCAACTGAAAAGCTTGATCCCGCCGCGCCAGCCCGTCAGGCTCCAGCAAAGCCAGCGCCGTTCCTAAACGGCCGCCGCTTAACCTGGATGCCACAGCCGCATCTGCCTGCCCAAACCCCCGCTTAACCAATTCATCAGTCAACAGCCCGGCAGGTAAGGCAGAAAATTTTAAGATGCGGCAACGGGATATAATTGTCGGGAGCAAAGATTCCAACGCGGAAGCGGCAAGAATAAAGTAAAAGTGCGGCGGCGGCTCTTCCAATAGCTTCAAAAGGCTGTTAGCCGCCTGAACCGTCATAAGTTCCGCGTCCTCAATGACACATACCCGCCCCTGGCTAAGGGCGGGTGACAGAGCGGCAAAATGTTTAAGAGCGCGTATTTGACCAATCTTTATGGCCGTTCCTTCCGGCTGAACCACTGTAAGATCAGGATGGCCGGCCCGCCGGCAGGCCATACAGGACGGACACGCGCCGCAAGGCCTGATGCCCTCGCTGCCGGCGCATAAAATTCCGGCGGCCAGTATGCGGGCAGTCAGCGACTTGCCAATCCCGGCTGGACCGGAAAACAGCAGCGCATGCGGCATAATACCCGCAGTCAGCATACTTTTGAGAGCAGCCACGATGTCGGAGTGGCCAATAATATCGTTCCAGTTCATAAATCCCCGCTACATATACAAGTCTACCAGCATCCCGCGGATGGCATCGTGTTTAGCCATAATATCCAGTTGGCGCTCCTGGCCAATCCGAACATCCTCAGCCATCTCCGCAAGCTTGTCATCAATTTTCCTGATCAGGGAAAACATTTTATGCCGCCCTTGCCTGTCCCAGCCGGTACGGGACTCCAGTGTGTACATGCGGCCTACGGCTTCGCCGATAAAAGTGCGGACCAGTTCCCGATAGGATTTGAGTTCACTATAGGTAGGGGTTACAGACAAACGGCGACCGCCTTCATCAATTTGAGCCAACATCGTCTTAAGCCGCTCAACTGATTGTTTTTCCTGAGTGCTTAAAAGATCAGAGGCGAAATACCCCCCGGATTTTTCCACCCGGTTCCCAGCATCCCGGTCAGTTAACACCGGCTGGTTGGGTATTCCCAGCTTGCCTATCTTCATACTCATGCCCGGACCTCCTGATTAGGTGAAATAGAATAATCTCAGCCCGTTTTAGCAGGCTGTCCAAAATTATTAATTGGTAAATTTATCCAGGTGATAGTATTCGACACTGCCGCGAAATATCCTTTAATTCCTCTTCAATTATAATAGGTTTAAAAAAAATAATCAAATTTTCTCTATTTATTGGCCCCAATTATACTGGTAACAATCCCATAGACTTCCTCATGTATATCATCAACGGATCGTATGGTGCCGTTATCGCCGCCGCTAATGCAGTTAATTCGCCGCCAGCCGTACTTCTTACTAAGGAGGCGGTAACTCTCGTAACACTTGGCCAGGTAGACCGCATTCCGCTCATGGATATCCTTTTGCGCGCCGGTCTTGACGGCGCGGTTTTGGAGCAAACGGCAACTGTATTCCGGCGGCATATCAAGAAAGATGACGGCATCGGGCACGGGCAGGGCGAATTTAACAAACTCCAGATCCCATAACCAGTCGAGAAACTGTTCTTTTTCAGTTGCATCCGAAAATTTCACCGCCTGGTGAACCATATTCGAGGTACTGTACCGGTCTGCCAAAACAGTACCGCCGCTACGGTAAAAATGTCCCCAGTCAGTGGCAAAAGAGGCATAACGGTCAACGGCGTAAAAAGCAGAAGCGGCATACGGATTTACAGCAGTTGGATCATCACCGAACTTGCCTTCTAAATACATTTTAACCAAAGCGGACGACTGACTTTCATAATCAGGAAAAGAAACCTTCCTGACGGAATAACCTTCGCCTCCCAGCCGTTCCAGCAGTTTATTGGCCTGCGTTTCCTTGCCGCAACCGTCGCCGGCCTCGATGACGATAAGCTTACCGCGCAAGTTGAGAACCCCCAATACTCCAGCCCTAATCGCGGCGTGTTTCAAAAAACACGCCTCCTTAATTTTAAGAGGCTGGTTCAAAATGCTTAGATGCTAGGCGCGACGAGGACGTGAGCGGAACAGTACAGAGAAGTACGTGCAGCGAGCGCCCACAGGAGCAACGACGCAGATGAGCGTTTTCAACCAGCCTCTAATCGACAACCTTAATTGTTTTCAGTAGATAATCCTCAGGTCCTGAGATGTGAAGGCCTGCGGCTTGCAACCGGTGGCAATAATCAATAATCTCCTGGGTAATAAGTTCCCCCGGACAAAGCACCGGGATACCCGGAGGATAAAAGGTGACTATCTCCGCGCATATTTTACCCTCGGAGTCTTCAAAAGGCACCATGACGGTATTGCCGAATAGCGCGTCCCGGGGTGAAATCACCTGTTCCGGTGAAGCAGGATAGGTGTCATGGGTATAAATGTCCGTAATACCGGAGAAGTCCCGTGTACCATGGCTGGTTACCGCCATATCCCGCAGGGCCGCCACCATTTTGACCGCATCTTCCTTGCTGTCCCCTAGAGTGATAAGGAACAATATATTATACATATCGGATAATTCTACCTGTACCTTGTACTGGTGACGGAGAATCCGCTCCGCCTCAGCGCCTTTTAGACCCAAACCCTTGACCGTAACCGTCACTTTCGTCGGGTCAAGGCGATCCACTCCCGGATTTCCCAGCTTTTCCTCCCCGAAGCAATATAGTCCCGGAATGCCGTTAATCTCCTGCCGGGCCCAGTTGGCCAAGTCGACGGCCTTTTCCACCAGTTCCCGTCCCTGGGTAGCCATTTGCATTCTGGCCACATCCAAAGAGGCCATCAGAATATAGTTGGGGCTTGTAGACTGGACAAGCTGCAGCATGGCCTTAAGCCGGGGCACCCGGATCCGGCCCTTGCGGCAATGCACCAGGGAACACTGGGTCAGGGCGCCAATAATTTTATGGGTACTTTGGGCCACGATATCCGCACCGGCGTCAAGAGCCTGAACAGGCAACCGGTCCGAAAACTTAAGATGCGGACCATGAGCTTCATCCACTACTACCGGAATGCCGTGTTCGTGAACAATATCCACAATTTGCTTGAGATCAGTGGCAACTCCATAATATGTAGGGTTAATTACCAAGACACCTTTGGCGTCAGGGTGCTGCTTTAAAGCCTTGGCCACCGTCGCCGGCGTCACCCCCATTGCCAATCCAAGTTCATAATCCACCTCAGGCTGTATAAAAACAGGTATGGCGCCGCTTAAGATAATACCGCCAATAATGGACCGGTGGGCATTTCTCGGTACGATCACCTTTTCGCCGGGACCGGCAATGGTCAATATCATGGCATAGATACCGCCGGTGGTCCCGTTAACCACAAAATAGCTATAGTCCGCACCATACAAATCGGCCGCCAGGTCTTGTGCGGCCTTTATCGGACCATGAGGTTCATGCAAATCATCCAGCTCGGCCATTAACGCCAGGTCAAGCGCCATAGCATTTTTCCCCATAATATTGCCTAATGCCGGGTGCATGCCTTTACCCTGCTTATGTCCTGGTGTATGAAAAGGAATGACTCCTTCCGTAACGTAGTTGTTCATTGCCGCCAAAAGCGGCGTCTTGGTCTGGTCAAGCACAGGTATTGATCACTTCCTAAAATTTTGTTTAATGCCAAAAAACGCTACTCATTCATTGTAGCATACCCCTCCCCAGGGTACAATAAACTGATCTAAGAAAACTGAAGGCATCCCGGGCCATTGTGAATTGTGAATTGTGAATTGTGAATTGTGAAAAAAATTCCGGCGTCGCTCACATAATACATGAGCAACACCGGAAATGCCTTTTGACAGTCGCAAGTCTAACCCGCCCCTCAAACCGATGATTAATTACGAATTGCCGCCAGGAATATTGGCTTTCACAGCCCGGCGGTCAATAATTCCATCCACCAGACCGTATTCTTTGGCCTGTAATCCGGACATGAAATAATCGCGTTCGGTGTCTTGACTGATTCGCTCCAGCGGCTGTCCGGTATGTTTCACCAGAATATCATTGAGAATCTCACGTAACCGGAGAATCTCCTTGGCTTGAATTTGAATATCGGTGGCCTGCCCCTGGGCCCCGCCCAACGGTTGGTGAATCATTATGCGTGAGTTGGGCAAAGACAGCCGTTTACCGGCTGCTCCGGCCGCCAGGAGCACTGCTCCCATACTGGCGGCTTGGCCGATGCATATGGTGGAAACGTCAGGTTTAATGTACTGAATTGTGTCGTAAATGGCGAGACCGGCAGTAACAACCCCGCCTGGGCTGTTAATATAAAAGTGGATATCCTTATCGGGATCCTCAGATTCCAGGAAAAGAAGCTGAGCGATAACAAGGTTGGCAACCGTGTCGTCAATAGGACCGCCCAAAAAAATTATCCGGTCTTTTAAAAGTCGGGAATAAATGTCATAAGCCCGTTCTCCACGGCTGGACTGCTCTACTACAATAGGTACAAAATTCAATGTTTTTCCCTCCCTGATTTACAGTATTTACACCAACTACTGAGCGCGTAAAAATATGGCCCGCCGGCTAATCAATATAGACGAATACGTTTCGGTTTCTCTCGGCAGCGACAGGGTTAACTTGTTCTTGCTTGTATCCCAGACATACGGCATAGTAAGGCTCATAGCCTTCAGGGATTTGCAGCCGGACGAGAATTCGGCCGTCGCCAAAGGCATGAGCAATCAGCCCGACCCATAAGGAACCGATGTTGAGGCTTTCGGCCGCCAACAGCATGTTCTGAATAGCGGCACAACAGTCGGCCAGAGGCGAATTGGCGCCTTTACGGCCGGAGATCACTATCACGGTAGGAGCATTATACAATATGTGTCTTTTTTTCTTCCCCAGCTTGGCAATCCAGTCCACTTGACTGGTGGCCATGACCTCTTTGGCTTTGCTACTCAGTTCATCAATAAAGCTATCGTTTTGGATAACGGAGAAAAACCAGGGTTGTTCATTGTGACCGGAAGGAGCATAAATTGCCGCATCCAGTATTGCTTTAAGTTCTGCGTCTTTTATCTGGTCCGGCCTGAACTTCCGGATACTTCGCCGCCTTTTGATTATCTTGATTACTTCATTCATGAACACAAACCTTCCTTATATCGGAACATTTACCGTTATCTTCGTTCCACTTCCATTTTTTGACTGAATAGAAATCTCGCCCTGCAAGAGGTTAATTCTCTCCCGCATCCCCATCAGACCAAAGCTTTCTCCACCGATGTTTTCGGAGTTGTCAAACCCTTGTCCGTCATCTTCCACAATCGCAATAACATTTGACCGCACGAACTCGATCCGCACCCGTACCGTACCGGCTTTAGAATGTTTCTCCACATTATGGAGAGCTTCCTGAATGATACGGAACAGTCCAATCTCAATATGGCTATCCAGCCGTTTATCTTCCCCCATGACAATCAGTTCAGGAAAGATGCCGCTGCGTTCCTTTATCATATCCAGCACCTTGCGAATGGTGGGTATCAGCCCTAAATCATCAAGGGTCATCGGCCTTAAGTCGAATATAATCTTACGGGTTTCCTGCAAAGCAATGCGTACTTGTCCCCGTAGATCCTTGAGTTCGTCTTTTGCTCTGGCAATATCAGCGTCAATTAGCTTTTCACATACTTCGGCCCGGAAAACAATATTGGCCATCGCTTGCGCGGGACCGTCGTGGATTTCTCGCGCCACCCGGCGACGTTCCTCTTCCTGGGCCCGAATAATATTGGCGCCAAAAATCTGGCTGGCTTTGAGCGATTCGATCTCGGTTACCACGCTACCCATTTGGTTGCCCAGATAACCCAGCACGGCGCCTACCTGGGATACCAGATTTTCCGCCTTTTCCACTGTCTGCTTAAGGACCTTGAGGCGAATCTCCAAGTCATCCCGCTGGTGACGCAGGGTCTGCTCCTGCAGCTTGGCCATAGCCAGCTCCAGTTGCACGTTGCTGGTATCCTCATAAGCGGCTTTAATATCAACTTCATTGTATTCATGGAAGTTGCGGCTCACTTCCATCAGGCGCAGGCGAGACCGACGTTCCCGTTTTCCCAGCGCATCCACGCGGGAAATAATATCTGTCGTCTCTTTTTTGATCCGTTCTACATCTCGCTTTACATTTTCCATTTCACCACGGGCGGCTTCATAAATGTCGAAAATCTGTGACTTACTTTTTTCTACCACGCCAATCGTATGCTTAACAATTTTATCAAGAACGTTTATGTCTAAATTTTTCGCTCTACCTTCCCCCATTTTCCTACCTCAAATTGACTTGATTAAATTTCATTAAATAAATTTGAATAATTGTTCTCTTTTCAATTGCTTTTGCTTTTTAATAATAGTAATACGCTACTTATTGCTCTAATCCCTGCATGTCTCGTCTACAAACAGAAAAGCGCCGGGAAATCGATGGATAATGGGTGCGAAAAACGAAGGAAGACAGACCACTAGTGGTCTGTAAACCCATTTCGGGACTGATATGAATAGATATTGCACATACTATCAGCAGCCCTTTCGTTGTGAGGTAACAAGAGACTATGAATAATATTTTTACCAAAAACTACCATGCACTCAAAAAACTGATAATATACAAGCCGCCGGCCAATCCGCCGCAGTTCACACTGGCTGAAGATGAAGAGTCCCGGGCCGCGGAATCCAAAGCGCAGTTGCCCCAAGACAATCTGCACCTCATCGCCGCTGAGCACGACTCCCTGCTTCGCTATGCCCGCCGCCTGGCCGACGCTTTGGCGAAAATAAAGGAGTGCCTGGCCCAGCCGCTTGCGCCGGAAAAGATTGCCGCCCTCAAGATGGAAATAGCGGCGCTTGAAAATCAGCAGATGTCCTTGTCGCCAATTGTCATGAGATATAACCTTGCCCAAAACCCGCTGGACCAAGCTGTCAGCACCAGCCTGGAGGAAAACAGGCTGGCTTTGAAGCGCCTGTACAACGTGCCGGCAAACAAGGACCTGATCATCCGCAGTATAACCATTCCCGCTGAGCCTCCCGTCACCGCCACCTTAGTCTTTGTTGAAGGGCTTAGCGACAAAAAAATAATAAACCTGGCCGTCCTCCAGCCTCTCCTGCTGCTGGGAAATGTTGAGCGGCGGCTGTACGACGGCCAATTGGCAACCCGGCTGATCACCGAATACCTGCCCGGCAATCAGGTCAGAGTGGCTACTACTCTGCGGGATGTGGTTGAGAGTCTCAATCTCGGCGATACCGCCATCTTTCTCGACGGGGTGGACGAAGCTGTCCTGGTTGAAACCAAAGGCCAGGAGCACCGCAACATCGACCGCCCGCTGATGGAGCAGACGGTGCAAGGCGGCCAGTCGGCCTTTACGGAGACGTTACGGGTAAACACCGGCTTAGTGCGGTCCCTATTGCGGACGAACGACCTGACTACCGAGATTTTCACCATCGGCCACCGCAGCAATACCCTCTGCGCTGTCATGTACCTGAAATCAGTGGCTAATCCGGTCCTGGTACGGGAGGTAAAGCGTCGCCTTAGCGGTCTCAAGGTGGATGCTATTACCGATTCCGGCACCTTACTGCATCATATCATCGACCACCCGGGAAATCCGTACCCCCAGGCCCTGCGCACCGAACGGCCGGACCGGGTAGCCGCCGCCCTTGCCGAAGGGCGACTGGCCATAATGCTGGATGGCTCGCCCTTTGTCCTGATAACGCCGGTCAGCCTGTTCACCTTGTTTCATACCGGCGAAGACTTCTCCGTTTACTGGGTTGCTGCCAGTTTCAGCCGGGTCCTCAGATTTTTAGGGGCATTCCTTACATTACTGATGCCGGCCCTCTACATAGCGATCAGCTACTTCCATGAGGAAGCGCTGCCCACCAGCCTGATCATCGCCATCGCCGGCGCCCGGGAGCGGGTGCCTTTCCCGTCCATCCTGGAAATAGCCATGATGGAGTTCTCTTTTGAACTGTTGCGGGAAGCCGGCGTAAGAATTCCCGGCATGTTGGGCTCCACCATCGGCATCGTCGGCGCCATTATTCTCGGGCAGGCGGCGGTAGCCGCCGGTATCGTCAGCCCCATTACCGTAGTCATCATTGCCGTCACCGGCCTGGCCTCCTTCGGCATTCCGGACTACAGCCTCTCCCACGCCATCCGTCTAACCCGCTTTGCTTTTGAAGTTCTGGCAGCCACATTCGGACTGGTAGGGGTGGCCAGCGGCTTACTGGCGCTGACGGTGGTGCTCACCAGCATGAAATCGCTGGGAGTGCCCTATATGTCGCCAGTGGCGCCAAAGTCCACCGCCGGCTACGATATTGTGTTGCGCGGCCCCCTTAACTCCCAGGAACTGCGGCCCGACGAACTTAACCCCCTGGACAGGCAGCGCCAGGCCAGCGTGGGCGTACAGTGGCCGGCAGAACAACCTGCCGGCGGGGAGGATGAATCATGAGTTACCAACCGGGGCGCCTCGGCCTGGCTGAAGGAATAGCGCTGGTCTTCGCCACCACTTTGGCGCCCATTTTCCTGACTATCTTTCCGGCCAGCGTAGATGCGGCAGGCCCCGCTGCCTGGATGCGTCCTGTCATCAGCTTTATCGAGTTTCTTGTTATCTTGTATCTACTGCTGTATGTACTCAAAAACACTACCGGCGATCTATATGCCGCCTGCCAGCAGTTGCTCGGCACTACCCTGACCCGGCTTGTCGCCCTGTATTACACCAGCCTGTATTTTCTCGACGCCGGCCTGCTGCTCCGCCAGTTTGCCGAAAACACCCTCCTCACCGCTCTGCCGCGGCTGGAATTTGAAGTGGCTATCGGCCTGTACGCCATAATGGCTGTCTTTCTCCTCTATTTCGGCTTGGAGGCAATGGCGCGGACGTGTTATATCATTCTGCCTTTTGCTGTCGCCGGTCTGTTAGCTATCATGGCTCTGGCCGCGCCCCGTTACGAATTCTTCCACCTTACTCCCTGGGTTGGGCCAGGACTGGGGCAGGTATTTATCTGGGGAGTGCAGGCCGGCGGCATCAATCTCGGCGCTCTGCTGCCCTTCCTGATTGCCGCCAGCTTCCAGAATGCGCCCACCATCCGGAACGCCGTTCTATACGGGCTGGGACTCAGTACCCTTATGCGAACGCTGGCCTTCATCGCTTACACCACTGCTTTCGGGGTGTCTGTCGGCCGGGAGAAAGTCCTGCCCTTTTTCGATCTGGCCCGGCTGGTGTATATCAATCGCTTCCTCCAGCGCATCGAAGCCTTCTTCATCATCCTTTGGACAGCCATGGGCATGCTTAATGTGGCTATCGATATCTACGCCGGTCTCTATCTCCTTTGCCGCCTGTTCAACCTGCCTTCCCTCCGGCCCTTCATCCTGCCGACCACCCTGATCATCGCCGAGCTGGCCATGCTGCCCCACGAAATCACCGGCGTCCTCACCTTCTACAACCAGGCAATTTTCAGCTTTTATAACCTCGGCACAATAGTGATTCCGCTGATGCTATTTATCGCTGCCGTTTACCGGGCAAAAAGGGGGCGGGAAAAATGCCGATCCGTTTAGTATTGACGGCGCTGTTCCTCTCTGTCACGCTGTTGATAACCGGCTGCTTTGGCGGCAAGGAGACCGACGATGTCGCCTACGTCCTGGTCATCGGCATCGACGCCAACGATGACGGCAATCTGAAAATAACCTACCAGATCGCTAATCCCAAAGGGGGCGGCGCCGCGAGCGGCGGGGAGGGTGGCAGCGCCACCGGCATGGGCGAGAAAGGCGGCGGCAGCCAGTCGTGGATAATTAACACCATTACCGCGCCTACCCCGGCCGAAACCCGTATGCTGCTTAATTCTTCCATGTCCCGTTTCCCCAACGTCGGCCATACCTCGGCCATTATCATCGGGGAAAGCATGGCCCGCAACGGTATCGGCTACCTCCTTTCCTTCTTTGTCCGCAACCGTGAATTCCGCGAAACCACCCTCCTGATTGTCGTGGCAGGAACAGCCGAAGACTTTATCCGGCACACCAAGCCCTCCATGGATGCCACCATCACCAAATTCTACGAAACCTTTACGACGTCTCTTGCCGAAAGCAGCTTTTCTTTCCGCACCGATTTGCACCAATTTTACACCCGGCTGAAAAATCAGGGCGGTTCGCCTTTTATAATGTACAGCGGCACCAACCCCAAGACCGGCGAAGACCGGCCGGCCGAGTCCAAGACACCCCAGCAGAAAGGAGAAGCCTATTTGCCGGGGGGCATTCCGCGCACCGGCACTGAGAGTTCTGCCGAATTTCTGGGTCTGGCCCTCTTCCGGGGCGACAAGATGGTTGGTGTGCTCAACAGCGACCAAACCCGGGCTGTGGCCATCCTGCAGGGAAATTTCTTCCGGGGCATAATCGGCGTCGTCGACCCCCTGGATGCTAAAGAGTCCGTAAGTCTCGTTATCCGTAACGGCGGCAAGCCCCGGATAACCGCCGACTTCAGCGGCAGGGCGCCGGTATTCACCGCCAGCGTGCCGATTGAAGCCGAGATACTGGGCATCACCTCCGGCATCAACTACGAGGCCGACTCCTACCGGGAATTGCTGGAGAGCCAGGTTTCCCAAATGCTTACCGGGCAAATCAGAAGCATGGTAAAGCACACCCAGGAACTGGGCAGCGATCCGGTGGGGTTCGGCATGCACCTGCGTCCGAAATTTCCCAACTACGACGCTTTGAAGCAGGCAGATCTGACAACACTGTATCAGGCGGCCGATATCCAAATAAGTGTCACAACCAAAATCCGCCGCACCGGCCTAATTTGGCGGACATCACCTGCACAACAAAATTAACGGAAGGGTGTTCATATGATTCGTATCATCTTCCTCGTCGCCGGCATTGTCGCCGGCATCCATGTCTATACCTACGGCCGCTGGCTGAAACAGCAGGGCAATATCCCCGGAGCCATCCTGGCCTTCATCTTCGCCGCTCTTGCCGCAGTCCTGCCGGCTTGGGACATGCTCACACAATGAAACAGCGGCTAAATCCCATCAAAGCCAGCCGCGGCGGTAAAAGTACCTTATCATATAAAGGCTGATCCCCAGCATGACTACCCACACCAAATAATAACCATATTCCCATTGGAGTTCCGGCATATTTACAAAATTCATGCCATACACCCCGGCGATGAAGGTTAGCGGAATAAAAATGGTGGATATAATGGTCAGCATTTTCATTATTTCACTCATCCGGTTGCTGATGCTCGACAAGTAAATATCCAGCATGCCGGAAAGCATATCCCGGTAGATCTCCACCGTCTCCAAGACCTGGATGGTATGGTCATAGACATCCCGCATATAAATATGGGTACTGTCTTGAATCAATGCCGCTTCCTCCCGGTCCAGCGAGCCGATTACTTCCCGCAGCGGCCACACTGCCCGGCGGATGGTCAGCATTTCATGTTTCAAATCATAAATACGCCGCAAAAGCTCAGGTCCGGGGGAATTTACGATTATTTCCTCCATTTCTTCTATGTTGTCTCCTATATGCTCCAAGACCACATAATAGTGGTCAACCACCGTATCCATCAGGGCGTATAACAAGTAGTCCGGACCGAAACGCCGGAGCCTCCCCCGCCCGCCGTCAATCCTTTCTTTGATGGAATTAAATATATCCGGTTGTTCCGGACCTGTTTCCTGAAAGGAAATGAGGAGATCT
This window of the Methylomusa anaerophila genome carries:
- the holB gene encoding DNA polymerase III subunit delta' yields the protein MNWNDIIGHSDIVAALKSMLTAGIMPHALLFSGPAGIGKSLTARILAAGILCAGSEGIRPCGACPSCMACRRAGHPDLTVVQPEGTAIKIGQIRALKHFAALSPALSQGRVCVIEDAELMTVQAANSLLKLLEEPPPHFYFILAASALESLLPTIISRCRILKFSALPAGLLTDELVKRGFGQADAAVASRLSGGRLGTALALLEPDGLARRDQAFQLVSSLSKSSKLELWEWIAGWEGMGQRDMLDLLNYVIYILRDVLLLSLGNGRQLIYNVDLTDRLAALNGEWDEDGLLAAIGVVRETIRAITGNANSRLAMEALFIKLKRLEKGEQAC
- a CDS encoding YaaR family protein, which codes for MKIGKLGIPNQPVLTDRDAGNRVEKSGGYFASDLLSTQEKQSVERLKTMLAQIDEGGRRLSVTPTYSELKSYRELVRTFIGEAVGRMYTLESRTGWDRQGRHKMFSLIRKIDDKLAEMAEDVRIGQERQLDIMAKHDAIRGMLVDLYM
- a CDS encoding PSP1 domain-containing protein, encoding MLIVVGIRFKKAGKIYYFDPGEIRLEPGDSVIVETARGIEFGDVVIGPREVTEDQIISPLKPVQRKATAEDVAKVNENRRKEKEAMRICEQKIQAHGLPMNLVDVEYTFDVNKIIFYFTAEGRIDFRELVKDLASVFRTRIELRQIGVRDEAKFMNGIGCCGRSLCCATFLGDFEPVSIRMAKDQNLSLNPTKISGICGRLMCCLKYESDCYGGCSKKIVAPTVGKDVITVEGEGRVVLVNQQKKTATIILSDGKTLIIPWEEVVEKE
- the clpP gene encoding ATP-dependent Clp endopeptidase proteolytic subunit ClpP, which codes for MNFVPIVVEQSSRGERAYDIYSRLLKDRIIFLGGPIDDTVANLVIAQLLFLESEDPDKDIHFYINSPGGVVTAGLAIYDTIQYIKPDVSTICIGQAASMGAVLLAAGAAGKRLSLPNSRIMIHQPLGGAQGQATDIQIQAKEILRLREILNDILVKHTGQPLERISQDTERDYFMSGLQAKEYGLVDGIIDRRAVKANIPGGNS
- a CDS encoding dTMP kinase, which encodes MRGKLIVIEAGDGCGKETQANKLLERLGGEGYSVRKVSFPDYESQSSALVKMYLEGKFGDDPTAVNPYAASAFYAVDRYASFATDWGHFYRSGGTVLADRYSTSNMVHQAVKFSDATEKEQFLDWLWDLEFVKFALPVPDAVIFLDMPPEYSCRLLQNRAVKTGAQKDIHERNAVYLAKCYESYRLLSKKYGWRRINCISGGDNGTIRSVDDIHEEVYGIVTSIIGANK
- a CDS encoding aminotransferase class I/II-fold pyridoxal phosphate-dependent enzyme, whose translation is MNNYVTEGVIPFHTPGHKQGKGMHPALGNIMGKNAMALDLALMAELDDLHEPHGPIKAAQDLAADLYGADYSYFVVNGTTGGIYAMILTIAGPGEKVIVPRNAHRSIIGGIILSGAIPVFIQPEVDYELGLAMGVTPATVAKALKQHPDAKGVLVINPTYYGVATDLKQIVDIVHEHGIPVVVDEAHGPHLKFSDRLPVQALDAGADIVAQSTHKIIGALTQCSLVHCRKGRIRVPRLKAMLQLVQSTSPNYILMASLDVARMQMATQGRELVEKAVDLANWARQEINGIPGLYCFGEEKLGNPGVDRLDPTKVTVTVKGLGLKGAEAERILRHQYKVQVELSDMYNILFLITLGDSKEDAVKMVAALRDMAVTSHGTRDFSGITDIYTHDTYPASPEQVISPRDALFGNTVMVPFEDSEGKICAEIVTFYPPGIPVLCPGELITQEIIDYCHRLQAAGLHISGPEDYLLKTIKVVD
- a CDS encoding tRNA1(Val) (adenine(37)-N6)-methyltransferase, which produces MDTHLPQTCLKPGERLDNLIIKGYRIIQHEAEFCFSLDAILLAHFATLRPGGTAVDLGAGTGVISLLLNARGAGKVVGIEISPAMSDMAARSVAVNGLGEQIKIMQGDLRRMRELLPGGEWELVVSNPPYRLVGGGFISPNDRVAMARHEVTANLSDVVNAARFLMKFRGRFAMVHLPERLSDIMYTMREAGIEPKRLQLVYPRIDKKPNMLLVEGVRGANPGIDVLPPLIVYDAGGKYTNDIVRLYGGEKAFRLK